In a single window of the Gadus macrocephalus chromosome 6, ASM3116895v1 genome:
- the rfc5 gene encoding replication factor C subunit 5, with protein MANTSKDTLKARNLPWVEKYRPQTLDDLISHQDILTTIQRFISQDKLPHLLFYGPPGTGKTSTILACARQLYKEKEFNSMVLELNASDDRGIDVVRGPILSFASTRTIFKKGFKLVILDEADAMTQDAQNALRRVIEKYTENTRFCLIGNYLSKIIPALQSRCTRFRFAPLSQDQMIPRLEYVIQQESIDITPDGMRGIVTLSSGDMRRSLNILQSTSMAYGKVTEETVYTCTGHPLRSDIANILDWSLNKDFTAAYQQILELKTLKGLALHDILTEVHLLVHRVDFPPAIRMGLLIKLADVEHRLASGTNEKIQLSSMVAAFQAVRDLVVSEALK; from the exons ATGGCCAATACTAGCAAAGATACTCTGAAGGCCAGGAATCTACCATG GGTGGAAAAATACAGACCCCAGACTCTGGATGATCTCATTTCTCACCAGGATATTTTAACCACCA TCCAGCGGTTTATCAGCCAGGACAAGCTCCCGCACCTCCTGTTCTATGGCCCCCCCGGCACGGGGAAGACCTCCACCATCCTGGCGTGTGCCAGACAGCTGTACAAGGAGAAGGAGTTTAACTCCATGGTGCTGGAG CTGAACGCCTCAGACGACAGAGGTATTGACGTGGTGCGAGGTCCCATCCTGAGTTTTGCCAGCACCAGGACCATATTTAA AAAAGGCTTCAAATTGGTGATACTGGACGAAGCGGATGCCATGACCCAGGATGCCCAGAATGCATTGCGGCGAG TAATTGAGAAATACACGGAGAATACGCGGTTCTGCCTCATCGGCAACTACCTGTCCAAGATCATCCCCGCCCTGCAGTCCCGCTGCACGCGCTTCCGCTTCGCCCCGTTGTCCCAAGACCAGATGATCCCCCGTCTGGAGTACGTCATCCAGCAGGAGAG CATCGACATAACTCCCGACGGCATGAGGGGCATCGTGACTTTGTCGTCCGGAGACATGAGAAGATCGCTCAACATACTGCAG AGCACCAGTATGGCGTATGGAAAGGTCACCGAGGAGACTGTGTACACCTGCACCGGTCACCCCCTCCGCTCCGACATCGCCAACATCCTCGACTGGTCGCTCAACAAAGACTTCACCGCCGCCTACCAAC AGATCCTCGAGCTGAAGACCTTGAAAGGCTTGGCCCTCCATGACATCCTTACAGAAGTCCACCTGCTGGTACACCGAG TTGATTTCCCCCCAGCCATACGGATGGGTCTTCTCATCAAACTCGCTGATGTGGA ACACAGGCTGGCCTCAGGAACCAATGAGAAGATCCAGCTGAGCTCCATGGTGGCAGCCTTCCAGGCCGTGCGAGACCTAGTGGTCTCTGAGGCTCTCAAGTAG